The Glycine soja cultivar W05 chromosome 6, ASM419377v2, whole genome shotgun sequence genome has a window encoding:
- the LOC114415596 gene encoding cytochrome b5, with translation MASDRKLHTFEEVAKHNQTKDCWLIISGKVYDVTPFMEDHPGGDEVLLSATGKDATNDFEDVGHSDSARDMMEKYYIGEIDASTVPLKRTYIPPQQAQYNPDKTPEFVIKILQFLVPLLILGLAFVVRHYTKKE, from the exons ATGGCTTCAGATCGGAAACTTCACACTTTTGAGGAGGTGGCAAAGCACAACCAGACCAAGGATTGCTGGCTCATCATTTCTGGCAAG GTGTATGATGTCACCCCTTTCATGGAGGATCATCCCGGAGGTGATGAGGTTTTGTTATCTGCAACAG GGAAAGATGCAACCAATGACTTTGAAGATGTGGGGCACAGTGATTCTGCTAGAGATATGATGGAAAAATACTACATTGGTGAGATTGATGCATCAACCGTCCCACTAAAACGGACCTACATTCCACCTCAGCAAGCTCAGTACAATCCTGATAAGACTCCAGAATTTGTGATCAAGATTTTGCAGTTCCTGGTCCCTCTCCTGATCTTGGGCTTGGCCTTTGTTGTGCGACACTACACCAAGAAAGAGTAG
- the LOC114415597 gene encoding GTPase-activating protein GYP7-like isoform X1 — protein MLTFTHSNPTNDTHFVAGAARFFSMAAAAVTPAVLFTALAGLAVVALVFCGASRGRLKSPWSRRKRKHVLTPQQWKSLFTQDGRIRDGGIKFLKRVRSGGVDPSIRAEVWPFLLGVYDLDSAKEERDAIRTQNRKEYEKLRRQCRQLLKHSTGSFKFNEIGEISYEGDSGSFIQDYGSPSSEDATSARESLSSEERSPDAEYSDDDPSSALLEGDDAPNISNADASALDTDFTDSDSSEGPEIIQTFPSDDGQEENSSKTTPKENSSPSPMKVPSKQWTNEDFATWQRIIRLDAVRANAEWMPYSPSQAIVPDSRAYRSAEAVGLKDYSHLDASRIFHAARLVAILEAYALYDPEIGYCQGMSDLLSPIVSVIPEDHEAFWCFVGFMKKARQNFRLDEVGIRRQLDIVAKIIKFKDGHLFRHLQKLQAEDCFFVYRMVVVLFRRELTFEQTLCLWEVMWADQAAIRAGIGKSAWSRIRQRAPPTDDLLLYAIAASVLQRRKLIIEKYSSMDEILKECNGMAGHLDVWKLLDDAHNLVVTLHDKMKIETSFR, from the exons GGGTCGTCTTAAATCACCATGGTCACGCAGGAAAAGAAAACATGTCCTAACACCTCAGCAATGGAAAAGCTTGTTTACCCAAGATGGGAGAATACGGGATGGTGGAATTAAGTTCTTGAAAAGAGTTCGCAGTGGA GGTGTTGATCCTAGTATCAGAGCTGAAGTTTGGCCATTCCTACTTGGAGT CTATGACTTGGACAGTGCCAAAGAAGAAAGGGATGCTATAAGAACTCAAAATAG AAAGGAGTATGAGAAACTCCGCAGACAATGCCGCCAACTGCTAAAGCACAGCACCGGGAGctttaaatttaatgaaatagGTGAAATCAGCTATGAAGGAGATAGTGgaagttttattcaagattaTGGTTCTCCTAGTTCTGAAGATGCAACGAGTGCCAGAGAATCTCTTTCTAGTGAGGAACGAAGCCCAGATGCTGAATATTCAGATGATGATCCATCTAGTGCCTTGTTGGAAGGAGATGATGCTCCAAACATCAGCAATGCTGATGCCTCTGCACTGGATACCGATTTCACTGATTCAGACTCCTCAGAAGGTCCTGAAATAATTCAGACATTTCCTTCTGACGATGGTCAGGAGGAGAACAGTTCCAAGACAACTCCCAAGGAAAATTCTTCTCCCTCACCGATGAAAGTCCCATCAAAACAATGGACAAATGAAGATTTTGCCACATGGCAAAGGATAATCCGACTTGATGCAGTACGTGCGAATGCAGAATGGATGCCATACTCCCCTTCTCAAGCAATTGTACCAGACAGTAGGGCATATCGTTCTGCTGAGGCTGTTGGGTTGAAGGATTATAGTCACCTAGATGCCAGCAGAATCTTTCATGCTGCTCGACTAGTTGCTATTCTCGAAGCATATGCTTTATACGACCCTGAAATTGGCTACTGCCAGGGTATGAGTGATCTGCTATCTCCTATAGTTAGTGTTATACCCGAAGATCATGAGGCTTTCTGGTGTTTTGTTGGATTCATGAAAAAGGCTCGGCAAAATTTCAGGCTTGATGAGGTGGGTATTAGGAGGCAACTTGATATAGTTGCAAAGATTATCAAGTTCAAGGATGGCCATCTGTTTAGGCATCTGCAGAAGCTTCAGGCTGAGGATTGCTTTTTTGTGTATAGGATGGTGGTGGTATTGTTTAGAAGGGAGTTGACATTTGAACAGACTCTTTGCCTGTGGGAAGTAATGTGGGCAGATCAAGCAGCAATCAGAGCTGGTATTGGGAAATCTGCATGGAGCAGAATTAGGCAGCGAGCTCCACCTACAGATGATCTGTTGCTTTACGCAATAGCAGCTTCAGTTTTACAGAGGAGGAAACTAATTATTGAGAAGTATAGCAGCATGGACGAGATCCTCAAGGAATGCAATGGCATGGCTGGGCACCTTGATGTTTGGAAGCTGCTGGATGATGCACATAACTTGGTGGTCACCCTTCAtgacaaaatgaaaatagagaCATCATTCCGATGA
- the LOC114415597 gene encoding GTPase-activating protein gyp7-like isoform X2, translating to MNPLRRSHNSQSSSSNSSPSSSSSSSSSSWIHLRSVLFVVTSSSPASCSSSDRGRLKSPWSRRKRKHVLTPQQWKSLFTQDGRIRDGGIKFLKRVRSGGVDPSIRAEVWPFLLGVYDLDSAKEERDAIRTQNRKEYEKLRRQCRQLLKHSTGSFKFNEIGEISYEGDSGSFIQDYGSPSSEDATSARESLSSEERSPDAEYSDDDPSSALLEGDDAPNISNADASALDTDFTDSDSSEGPEIIQTFPSDDGQEENSSKTTPKENSSPSPMKVPSKQWTNEDFATWQRIIRLDAVRANAEWMPYSPSQAIVPDSRAYRSAEAVGLKDYSHLDASRIFHAARLVAILEAYALYDPEIGYCQGMSDLLSPIVSVIPEDHEAFWCFVGFMKKARQNFRLDEVGIRRQLDIVAKIIKFKDGHLFRHLQKLQAEDCFFVYRMVVVLFRRELTFEQTLCLWEVMWADQAAIRAGIGKSAWSRIRQRAPPTDDLLLYAIAASVLQRRKLIIEKYSSMDEILKECNGMAGHLDVWKLLDDAHNLVVTLHDKMKIETSFR from the exons GGGTCGTCTTAAATCACCATGGTCACGCAGGAAAAGAAAACATGTCCTAACACCTCAGCAATGGAAAAGCTTGTTTACCCAAGATGGGAGAATACGGGATGGTGGAATTAAGTTCTTGAAAAGAGTTCGCAGTGGA GGTGTTGATCCTAGTATCAGAGCTGAAGTTTGGCCATTCCTACTTGGAGT CTATGACTTGGACAGTGCCAAAGAAGAAAGGGATGCTATAAGAACTCAAAATAG AAAGGAGTATGAGAAACTCCGCAGACAATGCCGCCAACTGCTAAAGCACAGCACCGGGAGctttaaatttaatgaaatagGTGAAATCAGCTATGAAGGAGATAGTGgaagttttattcaagattaTGGTTCTCCTAGTTCTGAAGATGCAACGAGTGCCAGAGAATCTCTTTCTAGTGAGGAACGAAGCCCAGATGCTGAATATTCAGATGATGATCCATCTAGTGCCTTGTTGGAAGGAGATGATGCTCCAAACATCAGCAATGCTGATGCCTCTGCACTGGATACCGATTTCACTGATTCAGACTCCTCAGAAGGTCCTGAAATAATTCAGACATTTCCTTCTGACGATGGTCAGGAGGAGAACAGTTCCAAGACAACTCCCAAGGAAAATTCTTCTCCCTCACCGATGAAAGTCCCATCAAAACAATGGACAAATGAAGATTTTGCCACATGGCAAAGGATAATCCGACTTGATGCAGTACGTGCGAATGCAGAATGGATGCCATACTCCCCTTCTCAAGCAATTGTACCAGACAGTAGGGCATATCGTTCTGCTGAGGCTGTTGGGTTGAAGGATTATAGTCACCTAGATGCCAGCAGAATCTTTCATGCTGCTCGACTAGTTGCTATTCTCGAAGCATATGCTTTATACGACCCTGAAATTGGCTACTGCCAGGGTATGAGTGATCTGCTATCTCCTATAGTTAGTGTTATACCCGAAGATCATGAGGCTTTCTGGTGTTTTGTTGGATTCATGAAAAAGGCTCGGCAAAATTTCAGGCTTGATGAGGTGGGTATTAGGAGGCAACTTGATATAGTTGCAAAGATTATCAAGTTCAAGGATGGCCATCTGTTTAGGCATCTGCAGAAGCTTCAGGCTGAGGATTGCTTTTTTGTGTATAGGATGGTGGTGGTATTGTTTAGAAGGGAGTTGACATTTGAACAGACTCTTTGCCTGTGGGAAGTAATGTGGGCAGATCAAGCAGCAATCAGAGCTGGTATTGGGAAATCTGCATGGAGCAGAATTAGGCAGCGAGCTCCACCTACAGATGATCTGTTGCTTTACGCAATAGCAGCTTCAGTTTTACAGAGGAGGAAACTAATTATTGAGAAGTATAGCAGCATGGACGAGATCCTCAAGGAATGCAATGGCATGGCTGGGCACCTTGATGTTTGGAAGCTGCTGGATGATGCACATAACTTGGTGGTCACCCTTCAtgacaaaatgaaaatagagaCATCATTCCGATGA